In the Onychostoma macrolepis isolate SWU-2019 chromosome 09, ASM1243209v1, whole genome shotgun sequence genome, one interval contains:
- the LOC131547560 gene encoding LOW QUALITY PROTEIN: TLR adapter interacting with SLC15A4 on the lysosome (The sequence of the model RefSeq protein was modified relative to this genomic sequence to represent the inferred CDS: inserted 1 base in 1 codon), with amino-acid sequence MENRISTYFHFLPQWSIKLNNYSITFTYSEIKTITAVHKTAETQRKRQNCTEPPQINNQKFFSRKKMLCEGKLWSLVFEADPECVNPPTCCTVTAPSSSPPSHLLSAQSPVHSSLENTTRXKTQRSDAHPSPTDPAAGRQFAIGVDIPRHADATETEAFLVPSSCHSICQHYSDLHIAGGQVLPLSPSAGDVQGNLIQDPQPGPFLLSGDVPSPSLLPPLVHEYRNSRRWREESGRERPSLLQFGRPLSNSQLNGYLEQKLLELYTQYLTEGTVVTRPVMASELLQTSLDQMTLQLSREQNMETTRAKDMLLSCLLRVTSSYQSSEISTPLLQISTETK; translated from the exons ATGGAAAACAGAATCTCGACATACTTTCACTTCCTCCCTCAGTGGAGCATAAAACTGAACAACTATAGCATAACTTTCActtacagtgaaataaaaaccattacagcAGTGCATAAAACAGCAGAGActcagagaaagagacagaactGCACAGAACCACCGCAGATCAACAATCAAAAATTCTTCAGTAGAAAAAAG ATGTTGTGTGAAGGTAAGCTGTGGAGTTTGGTGTTTGAAGCTGATCCAGAGTGTGTAAATCCTCCTACGTGCTGCACGGTCACAGCACCATCATCGTCTCCACCGAGTCACCTCCTCTCAGCACAAAGCCCTGTCCACTCATCCCTAGAGAATACAACCC CCAAGACCCAGCGGAGCGATGCCCATCCTTCCCCCACGGACCCTGCAGCAGGACGGCAATTCGCCATAGGTGTGGATATCCCCAGGCATGCGGACGCCACAGAAACAGAGGCCTTTTTGGTGCCCTCAAGCTGCCACAGCATCTGCCAGCATTACAGCGATTTACACATTGCTGGTGGCCAGGTGCTGCCACTCAGCCCCAGCGCAGGGGATGTACAGGGCAATCTCATTCAGGACCCCCAGCCTGGGCCCTTCCTCCTGTCTGGGGATGTTCCCTCCCCCTCCCTCCTGCCTCCTCTGGTCCACGAGTACAGAAATTCGAGGCGCTGGAGGGAAGAAAGCGGGCGCGAGCGTCCCTCTCTTCTGCAATTCGGCCGGCCTCTCTCTAACTCACAGCTCAACGGCTACCTGGAACAGAAGCTTTTGGAGCTGTACACGCAGTACCTGACCGAGGGAACGGTGGTGACCAGGCCCGTCATGGCCTCTGAGCTTCTGCAGACCAGCCTGGACCAGATGACTCTCCAGTTGAGCCGTGAGCAGAACATGGAGACTACTCGGGCCAAAGACATGCTGCTCAGCTGCCTGCTGAGAGTCACCAGCAGTTACCAGTCCAGCGAGATCAGCACTCCTCTACTGCAGATCTCCACTGAGACAAAGTGA
- the LOC131547103 gene encoding E3 ubiquitin-protein ligase TRIM39-like: MMIIMAQESPRNVVQTKPKKVENDCLLCGREFYPSKCNKHRLFHGHKSENKAEYAVVLEELVGKLQDTTLAVCGICRTLLLRYDRVSKDAERIKWLIKDTWRKMREKRCAESTPSMEVKRRREVMDTAANDDDKNTTSSSLQFTDSAAAKEKLKTALKPLQVKLRIFQEFQKTSLQTAEHIKFQAQYTEERIKEEFVKLRKSLCNEEAARKKALREEEEQKSQILRKKIEKMSKEMSSLSATIAAVEEEMKAEDAFFLQNYNAALKRVSQCKAPDPEDISGVLINVPKHLSNLKFTVLQKMQKTVDYTPVTFDPNTAHCNLILSEDLTSVRYSDEEQILPDNPERFDRFACVLGSEGFDSGSHCWDVEVGDSTGWFLGVMTESAQRRNKIFSRSGIWLVGHFCGEYKAHEPPQSPTLLPVKEKLQRIGVQLDWDSGKLSFSDPLTDTHIHSFTHTFTERLFPFFGVGCNISPLRILPVNSSVKKDSL; this comes from the exons atgatgataataatggcTCAGGAGTCTCCGCGAAACGTTGTACAGACCAAGCCGAAGAAAGTGGAAAATGACTGTTTGCTCTGTGGTAGGGAATTCTATCCATCTAAATGTAACAAGCACCGACTGTTTCACGGACACAAGTCTGAAAACAAAGCGGAGTATGCGGTCGTGCTGGAGGAATTAGTTGGCAAACTTCAGGACACGACTCTGGCCGTCTGCGGCATATGCAGAACTCTGTTGCTGAGGTACGATCGCGTGTCCAAAGACGCAGAACGAATAAAATGGCTTATTAAAGATACCTGGAGGAAGATGAGAGAGAAACGATGTGCGGAGTCAACGCCTTCAATGGAGGTGAAGAGAAGACGAGAAGTGATGGACACAGCAGcaaatgatgatgataaaaacACTACATCCAGCTCCCTACAGTTCACTGACAGCGCTGCAGCTAAG GAGAAACTCAAAACTGCATTGAAACCATTGCAGGTGAAGTTGAGAATATTTCAGGAGTTTCAAAAGACTTCGCTTCAAACTGCAGAGCATATTAAG TTTCAGGCTCAATACACCGAGGAACGGATCAAGGAGGAGTTTGTGAAGCTTCGCAAAAGTTTGTGTAATGAAGAAGCAGCCAGGAAAAAAGCGCTGAGAGAGGAAGAAGAGCAAAAGAGCCAGATACTGAGGAAGAAGATTGAGAAAATGAGCAAAGAGATGTCATCTCTTTCTGCTACAATTGCAGCTGTAGAGGAGGAGATGAAAGCTGAAGATGCTTTTTTCCTACAG AACTATAATGCCGCTTTGAAAAG AGTTTCCCAGTGTAAAGCACCGGATCCGGAGGACATTTCTGGAGTTCTGATCAATGTGCCAAAACACCTGAGCAACCTGAAGTTTACTGTGTTACAGAAGATGCAGAAAACTGTTGATTACA CTcctgtgacctttgaccccaaCACTGCTCACTGTAATCTCATCCTGTCTGAGGATCTGACCAGTGTGAGATACAGCGATGAGGAACAGATTCTTCCTGATAATCCAGAGAGATTCGACAGGTTTGCGTGTGTTCTGGGCTCAGAGGGCTTTGACTCTGGCTCTCACTGCTGGGACGTTGAGGTCGGAGACAGTACAGGCTGGTTCCTCGGAGTAATGACCGAATCTGCTCAGAGGAGGAATAAAATATTCTCAAGGAGTGGGATCTGGCTGGTGGGTCATTTCTGTGGTGAATATAAAGCACATGAACCACCACAATCACCAACTCTCCTCCCAGTGAAAGAGAAACTGCAGAGGATCGGAGTTCAGCTGGACTGGGACAGTGGAAAGCTGTCGTTCTCTGACCCTCTtactgacacacacatacactctttTACACACACCTTCACTGAAAGATTATTTCCATTTTTCGGTGTTGGCTGTAACATTTCTCCTCTGCGCATCTTACCTGTAAATTCCTCAGTAAAAAAAGATTCACTGTAG
- the LOC131547585 gene encoding uncharacterized protein LOC131547585 isoform X2 yields MVITCAVRGCRSRSSNGVKVGFFRIPRVRTREGEETRALCERRRATWLARINRSNVKISDGCRVCSDHFVQGRPSYLHDEKNPDWSPSLKLEVKDAHSQSNLSRYQRAKKRPALRNRRKDEKLVVDTLLEAAAVNEGTEQPCISTEESEMEARATFDSVSCKSLKSEFQTATCEASTDAASLISTDSTETKESLKAQLKPLREKLRILQKFQQTLHHTAERIQFLSNEEAARIKALREEEEQKSQILRKKIEKMRKEMSSLSATIAAVEEEMKAEDALLQNYNAALKRVSQCKAPDPEDISGVLINVPKHLSNLKFTVLQKMQKTVDYTPVTFDLTLLTVISSCLRI; encoded by the exons ATGGTAATAACTTGTGCTGTGAGGGGTTGTCGTAGTCGCTCGTCAAATGGTGTGAAAGTGGGCTTTTTTAGAATACCGCGGGTGAGAACACGCGAAGGAGAGGAAACTAGAGCACTTTGTGAAAGAAGACGGGCTACATGGCTAGCCAGAATAAACAGGAGTAACGTGAAGATCTCAGACGGCTGCAGAGTGTGTTCGGATCACTTCGTCCAAG GTAGACCAAGTTACCTTCATGATGAAAAAAATCCTGACTGGTCACCGTCACTTAAGTTGGAAGTAAAGGATGCTCACAGCCAATCAAACTTAAGCAGATATCAGAGAGCCAAAAAAAGACCAGCTTTAAGAAATAGGAGAAAAGATGAAAAACTTGTAGTAGACACCCTTCTTGAGGCAGCTGCAGTGAATGAAGGCACTGAACAGCCATGTATTAGCACAGAGGAGAGTGAGATGGAGGCAAGAGCTACGTTTGATTCAGTGTCCTGCAAGAGCTTGAAAAGTGAATTCCAGACAGCAACATGTGAAGCCAGCACTGATGCAGCATCATTAATATCTACAGACAGCACTGAAACTAAG GAGAGCCTCAAAGCTCAACTAAAACCTTTACGGGAGAAGTTGAGAATTTTACAGAAGTTTCAACAAACCTTGCATCACACTGCAGAACGCATTCAG TTTTTATCTAATGAAGAGGCAGCGAGGATAAAAGCGCTGAGAGAGGAAGAAGAGCAAAAGAGCCAGATACTGAGGAAGAAGATTGAGAAGATGAGAAAAGAGATGTCATCTCTTTCTGCCACAATTGCAGCTGTGGAGGAGGAGATGAAAGCTGAAGATGCTTTACTCCAA AACTATAATGCCGCTTTGAAAAG AGTTTCCCAGTGTAAAGCACCGGATCCGGAGGACATTTCTGGAGTTCTGATCAATGTGCCAAAACACCTGAGCAACCTGAAGTTTACTGTGTTACAGAAGATGCAGAAAACTGTTGATTACA CTCCTGTGACCTTTGACCTAACACTGCTCACTGTAATCTCATCCTGTCTGAGGATCTGA
- the LOC131547585 gene encoding uncharacterized protein LOC131547585 isoform X1, whose product MVITCAVRGCRSRSSNGVKVGFFRIPRVRTREGEETRALCERRRATWLARINRSNVKISDGCRVCSDHFVQGRPSYLHDEKNPDWSPSLKLEVKDAHSQSNLSRYQRAKKRPALRNRRKDEKLVVDTLLEAAAVNEGTEQPCISTEESEMEARATFDSVSCKSLKSEFQTATCEASTDAASLISTDSTETKESLKAQLKPLREKLRILQKFQQTLHHTAERIQIQTKCTEKQIKENFVKIYQFLSNEEAARIKALREEEEQKSQILRKKIEKMRKEMSSLSATIAAVEEEMKAEDALLQNYNAALKRVSQCKAPDPEDISGVLINVPKHLSNLKFTVLQKMQKTVDYTPVTFDLTLLTVISSCLRI is encoded by the exons ATGGTAATAACTTGTGCTGTGAGGGGTTGTCGTAGTCGCTCGTCAAATGGTGTGAAAGTGGGCTTTTTTAGAATACCGCGGGTGAGAACACGCGAAGGAGAGGAAACTAGAGCACTTTGTGAAAGAAGACGGGCTACATGGCTAGCCAGAATAAACAGGAGTAACGTGAAGATCTCAGACGGCTGCAGAGTGTGTTCGGATCACTTCGTCCAAG GTAGACCAAGTTACCTTCATGATGAAAAAAATCCTGACTGGTCACCGTCACTTAAGTTGGAAGTAAAGGATGCTCACAGCCAATCAAACTTAAGCAGATATCAGAGAGCCAAAAAAAGACCAGCTTTAAGAAATAGGAGAAAAGATGAAAAACTTGTAGTAGACACCCTTCTTGAGGCAGCTGCAGTGAATGAAGGCACTGAACAGCCATGTATTAGCACAGAGGAGAGTGAGATGGAGGCAAGAGCTACGTTTGATTCAGTGTCCTGCAAGAGCTTGAAAAGTGAATTCCAGACAGCAACATGTGAAGCCAGCACTGATGCAGCATCATTAATATCTACAGACAGCACTGAAACTAAG GAGAGCCTCAAAGCTCAACTAAAACCTTTACGGGAGAAGTTGAGAATTTTACAGAAGTTTCAACAAACCTTGCATCACACTGCAGAACGCATTCAG ATTCAGACTAAATGCACAGAGAAGCAGATTAAGGAGAATTTTGTCAAAATTTACCAGTTTTTATCTAATGAAGAGGCAGCGAGGATAAAAGCGCTGAGAGAGGAAGAAGAGCAAAAGAGCCAGATACTGAGGAAGAAGATTGAGAAGATGAGAAAAGAGATGTCATCTCTTTCTGCCACAATTGCAGCTGTGGAGGAGGAGATGAAAGCTGAAGATGCTTTACTCCAA AACTATAATGCCGCTTTGAAAAG AGTTTCCCAGTGTAAAGCACCGGATCCGGAGGACATTTCTGGAGTTCTGATCAATGTGCCAAAACACCTGAGCAACCTGAAGTTTACTGTGTTACAGAAGATGCAGAAAACTGTTGATTACA CTCCTGTGACCTTTGACCTAACACTGCTCACTGTAATCTCATCCTGTCTGAGGATCTGA
- the LOC131547586 gene encoding zinc-binding protein A33-like — MSVYVQQIQYTGDKCEVVFENVLFYNLSFLQTNAALKRVSQCKAPDPEDISGVLINVPKHLSNLKFTVLQKMQKTVDYTPVTFDPNTAHCNLILSEDLTSVRYSDEEQILPDNPERFDMFACVLGSEGFDSGSHCWTGTVESCCSLTLLLRHTYTL; from the exons ATGTCCGTTTACGTACAGCAGATTCAATATACTGGAGACAAATGCGaagttgtttttgaaaatgtgttgttctATAATCTGTCATTTTTACAGACTAATGCCGCTTTGAAAAG AGTTTCCCAGTGTAAAGCACCGGATCCGGAGGACATTTCTGGAGTTCTGATCAATGTGCCAAAACACCTGAGCAACCTGAAGTTTACTGTGTTACAGAAGATGCAGAAAACTGTTGATTACA CTcctgtgacctttgaccccaaCACTGCTCACTGTAATCTCATCCTGTCTGAGGATCTGACCAGTGTGAGATACAGCGATGAGGAACAGATTCTTCCTGATAATCCAGAGAGATTCGACATGTTTGCGTGTGTTCTGGGCTCAGAGGGCTTTGACTCTGGCTCTCACTGCTGGACTGGGACAGTGGAAAGCTGTTGTTCTCTGACCCTCTTACTgagacacacatacactctTTAA